One stretch of Chthoniobacterales bacterium DNA includes these proteins:
- a CDS encoding NF038122 family metalloprotease: protein MYSLMMMPFNALRLPITAALCRAARAILPLFVVLSVGVMGVPQSKGDVGGSPITVPPYDMGVRERSVLANNPPPATAGEPESYTAPTLKPQAGSAPQVPTTGLVINPTFDTSITSNPNSAAIQSAINQAIANYQALFSESMTVSIYFRFASTNPGGTPLPAGVVASSRFVFYTIPWNTYVNALRADAKTANDSSANATLPTSPLSTSVEPSSADGRAVGLNTPPAMFSNGNVGAGGPYDGIVTLNSSVGFQFTRPTPSNKFDAVRSLEHEIDEVLGLSSYIGVSSNLEPQDLFSWASPGVRNTTSSGSRYFSINGGQTNIVDFNQTAGQDFGDWLSDPCPQVNPYVQNASSCPGQYSDVTATSPEGINLDVVGYDLVGGAAPTQLLNIATRLNVLTGDNVLIGGLIITGGFSKKVMLRGMGPSVPISGALSDPTLELHFPNGSVVTNSNWKINDATGQSQEAELRATGLAPTSDLESAMVQTLPPGAYTAIVRGANDGTGIGLVEAYDLDQASASKLGNISTRGFVDMGNNVMIGGLILGPAGTGSGKVLMRAIGPSLSVPQTLPDPTLVLRNANGDPIATNDNWKINDSTGQSQETEIRATGLAPSNDLESIVITILPPGSYTAIVAGKNGQTGVGLVEVYKLD from the coding sequence GTGTATTCGCTCATGATGATGCCCTTCAATGCGCTGCGTTTGCCGATAACAGCCGCACTTTGCCGGGCTGCGCGAGCGATTTTGCCGCTCTTCGTCGTGCTTAGTGTGGGGGTGATGGGAGTGCCGCAGTCGAAGGGCGACGTCGGGGGTTCGCCGATCACGGTCCCGCCCTATGACATGGGAGTGAGAGAGCGCAGCGTTCTCGCAAACAACCCGCCGCCCGCTACCGCCGGGGAGCCTGAATCTTATACCGCCCCAACTTTGAAGCCTCAGGCAGGATCCGCCCCGCAGGTTCCCACCACCGGGCTCGTGATCAATCCGACCTTCGACACTTCGATCACGAGCAATCCAAACTCGGCCGCGATTCAATCGGCCATCAACCAGGCCATCGCGAATTATCAGGCCCTGTTTAGCGAGTCGATGACGGTCTCGATCTATTTCCGGTTTGCGTCGACCAATCCCGGCGGTACCCCCTTGCCTGCCGGCGTCGTCGCTTCGAGCCGGTTCGTTTTTTATACGATCCCGTGGAACACCTACGTGAACGCGCTTCGAGCGGATGCGAAAACGGCGAATGACAGCAGCGCAAATGCCACCCTGCCGACGAGCCCGCTCTCCACTTCGGTGGAGCCCTCGAGCGCGGATGGCCGGGCCGTCGGGTTGAACACCCCGCCCGCAATGTTTTCCAACGGGAATGTCGGAGCGGGCGGTCCGTACGATGGGATCGTGACCTTGAATTCCAGCGTCGGCTTCCAGTTTACCCGTCCGACCCCGTCGAACAAATTCGATGCGGTCCGCTCTCTCGAACACGAGATCGATGAGGTCCTCGGTCTCTCATCGTACATCGGAGTCAGTTCCAATCTTGAACCCCAGGACCTCTTCAGTTGGGCTTCCCCCGGGGTGCGCAACACGACGAGCAGTGGCTCGCGCTATTTTTCGATCAACGGCGGCCAGACCAACATCGTCGATTTCAACCAGACTGCCGGCCAGGATTTCGGAGATTGGCTCAGTGATCCCTGCCCGCAGGTCAACCCGTATGTCCAAAATGCTTCAAGCTGCCCGGGCCAGTATTCGGATGTCACCGCCACGTCGCCCGAAGGCATTAACCTCGATGTCGTGGGCTACGATCTGGTCGGGGGCGCCGCTCCGACCCAGTTACTAAACATTGCCACCCGGCTCAATGTCCTGACCGGCGACAACGTATTGATCGGCGGCCTCATCATTACCGGGGGTTTCTCGAAGAAAGTAATGCTGAGGGGGATGGGCCCATCAGTGCCGATTTCAGGCGCGTTATCCGATCCAACCCTGGAATTGCATTTCCCGAACGGCAGTGTGGTGACCAACAGCAACTGGAAAATCAATGACGCGACCGGCCAGTCGCAGGAGGCTGAGCTCCGGGCGACCGGACTTGCTCCAACGAGCGACCTGGAGTCGGCCATGGTCCAGACGCTGCCGCCCGGCGCCTACACCGCGATCGTCAGAGGAGCGAATGACGGGACCGGCATCGGCTTGGTCGAAGCGTACGACCTCGACCAGGCAAGCGCCTCGAAGCTGGGCAACATCAGCACGCGCGGATTTGTCGATATGGGCAACAATGTCATGATCGGCGGTTTGATTCTCGGACCGGCCGGCACGGGTAGCGGCAAAGTGTTGATGCGCGCGATCGGTCCCTCCTTGTCTGTCCCGCAAACGTTACCGGATCCCACTCTTGTTTTGCGCAACGCCAATGGCGACCCGATTGCCACGAACGACAATTGGAAGATCAACGATTCGACGGGCCAGTCGCAGGAAACCGAAATCCGAGCGACGGGCCTGGCACCCTCGAACGATCTCGAATCGATCGTGATCACCATTCTTCCGCCGGGGAGCTACACCGCCATCGTGGCCGGCAAAAACGGCCAGACCGGCGTCGGTTTGGTGGAGGTCTACAAGCTGGACTGA
- a CDS encoding cupin domain-containing protein, whose amino-acid sequence MWRGTAEAWAPRDTKNPLIKAEAHQLSDFYESGYTLYLSHVEEHVPALEPFARRLELDLGLRGDEVFFEAFVSKGAGSAVHFDPNVTINIQLIGAKEWRMAKNTHLRHPHAGWSVGMEVDPEMAAYTRQPLPSKMPRGSKSFEARAGTLVYLHPGYWHATVNHEPSLSLLYTVEPPSWGDLLGDEIKAHLNAVDDARELAFGLGSTAGQDQKRQRLKKLIQEVQTAADRMSADDLLAKWGASLTASFELRALKYRTQVIEADGEKKVRLITKIGRKTRRTELPVEGTLALKYIARRRRFYGHEVASAVESVSADRIGEILEGLEKSGLIIREAVA is encoded by the coding sequence GTGTGGCGCGGCACCGCGGAAGCTTGGGCGCCGCGGGATACCAAGAACCCATTGATTAAAGCCGAGGCGCACCAGTTATCGGATTTTTATGAGAGCGGCTACACCCTTTACCTGTCGCATGTGGAAGAGCACGTCCCTGCCCTCGAACCGTTTGCCCGCCGTCTCGAACTCGATTTGGGCCTGAGAGGAGACGAGGTGTTCTTTGAGGCGTTCGTATCAAAGGGAGCGGGCTCGGCAGTTCATTTTGATCCAAACGTGACTATCAACATCCAACTAATTGGCGCCAAAGAATGGCGAATGGCAAAGAATACTCATCTCAGGCATCCGCACGCTGGCTGGAGTGTTGGGATGGAGGTGGACCCCGAAATGGCGGCTTATACAAGGCAGCCCTTGCCGTCGAAGATGCCGAGAGGATCCAAGAGCTTCGAGGCGCGCGCAGGCACCCTCGTGTATCTGCATCCGGGCTATTGGCATGCGACTGTCAATCACGAGCCATCGCTATCGCTTCTTTACACCGTCGAGCCGCCTTCATGGGGTGACCTGCTTGGCGATGAAATCAAGGCGCACTTGAACGCAGTTGATGACGCTCGTGAACTAGCCTTTGGTCTTGGGTCGACCGCCGGGCAGGACCAGAAGCGGCAGCGCTTGAAGAAGTTGATCCAAGAAGTCCAGACTGCAGCGGATCGGATGAGCGCCGACGACCTGCTGGCGAAGTGGGGCGCATCGCTAACGGCGTCATTTGAGCTAAGAGCACTCAAGTATCGCACGCAGGTGATCGAAGCGGACGGCGAGAAGAAGGTCCGGTTGATCACGAAGATCGGCCGAAAAACCAGACGAACCGAGTTGCCCGTTGAGGGAACGCTCGCGCTCAAATACATTGCCCGGAGGCGACGTTTTTATGGCCATGAGGTGGCATCAGCAGTTGAAAGCGTGTCCGCGGACCGGATCGGCGAAATCCTCGAGGGATTGGAGAAGTCCGGGCTCATTATCCGAGAGGCCGTCGCCTAG
- the coaE gene encoding dephospho-CoA kinase (Dephospho-CoA kinase (CoaE) performs the final step in coenzyme A biosynthesis.), protein MPAIGITGGISTGKTCFVAALREIVPRARFFDADVAARELADRDPEVRGLIEAEFGPSVYSGGGDLNRAAIRSIVFADAEKKRALEQILHPRIRRQWSLEAERCRHSTELFFADIPLLYETGGETLCDQVVVVACSPEVQLERLVRRGASLDRMTAQQMIDAQMPLKEKISRADHVVWNNGGREPLAEQARLLTRLWTEGR, encoded by the coding sequence ATGCCGGCTATAGGAATTACGGGAGGAATTTCGACGGGGAAAACGTGCTTCGTGGCCGCCTTGCGCGAGATCGTTCCGAGGGCGCGGTTCTTTGACGCCGATGTGGCCGCGCGAGAACTGGCCGATCGCGACCCGGAGGTGAGGGGACTGATCGAGGCAGAATTCGGCCCATCCGTTTATTCTGGCGGCGGGGACTTGAACCGGGCGGCGATCCGCTCGATAGTGTTTGCCGACGCGGAAAAGAAACGCGCGCTGGAGCAAATCCTGCATCCGCGCATCCGCCGTCAGTGGAGCCTCGAAGCCGAACGCTGTCGCCACTCCACCGAGCTATTTTTTGCTGACATTCCTCTTCTTTATGAAACCGGCGGTGAAACGTTGTGCGACCAGGTCGTGGTCGTGGCCTGCTCGCCTGAGGTGCAGCTCGAGCGCCTTGTGCGGCGGGGAGCTTCCCTGGATCGAATGACAGCGCAACAGATGATCGATGCGCAAATGCCACTCAAAGAAAAGATCAGTCGGGCCGACCACGTGGTTTGGAACAACGGCGGACGCGAACCGCTGGCAGAGCAGGCGCGTTTGCTGACGCGACTGTGGACCGAGGGACGTTAG
- the rho gene encoding transcription termination factor Rho, protein MNESETTPEEAPAAASAADATPKHAGNTAAADLPEATREGPVLPASLDLNELQALDAAEIEKLCRTFELRVHAGRSRHHLVLDLLRAALGRRIPITTNGFLDIGPDSFGVLRWPRLNFLPVPEDVGVPRAVIQKLQLRPAQKISGTLRLPRDREKLIMLDEITTIEGVPAEEWEAPTAFDNLTPLYPQGRILLENAKTNSISARAVDLLTPLGRGQRGLIVAAPRVGKTILLKEIAKAIRVNHPEIVLIILLVDERPEEVTDLQREVDCDVYNSTFDENSRRHVEVAELVLERAKRLVEKRKDVVILLDSITRLARGYNSLQTGKGRTMSGGVEAKALLKPKKFFGAARNCEEGGSLTIVATALVDTGSKMDQVIFEEFKGTGNMELHLDRSLVEKRLYPAIHCMQSATRREDLLYHPEEWERVQLLRKAMAALPPIEAMEKLIDNLQATKTNAELLLSGLR, encoded by the coding sequence ATGAACGAAAGCGAAACAACTCCGGAGGAGGCGCCTGCTGCCGCGTCGGCGGCAGACGCAACCCCGAAGCATGCCGGGAACACGGCCGCGGCAGACCTGCCTGAAGCGACCCGTGAGGGCCCGGTCCTTCCCGCGAGCCTCGACCTCAATGAGCTCCAAGCCCTTGATGCGGCTGAGATCGAAAAGCTCTGCCGAACTTTTGAGCTGCGGGTCCACGCCGGCCGTTCGCGACATCATCTCGTTCTCGACCTGCTTCGCGCCGCCCTGGGCCGCCGAATTCCGATCACGACGAATGGTTTTCTCGATATCGGCCCTGATTCATTCGGTGTCCTCCGCTGGCCGCGCCTGAATTTTCTTCCGGTGCCGGAAGACGTGGGAGTGCCACGAGCCGTTATCCAGAAATTACAGTTGCGCCCGGCCCAGAAAATCAGCGGAACCTTGCGGCTGCCGCGCGATCGCGAGAAGCTGATCATGCTCGATGAGATCACGACCATCGAAGGCGTTCCCGCGGAAGAATGGGAAGCCCCGACCGCGTTCGACAATCTGACGCCGCTTTATCCGCAGGGGCGAATCTTGCTGGAGAACGCCAAGACGAATTCGATCAGCGCGCGAGCGGTGGATTTGCTCACTCCGCTGGGGCGCGGTCAGCGTGGTTTGATCGTGGCGGCGCCGCGGGTGGGAAAAACGATTTTGTTGAAAGAGATCGCGAAGGCGATTCGGGTAAATCATCCCGAGATCGTCCTTATCATTCTGCTGGTGGACGAGCGGCCAGAAGAGGTCACCGACCTGCAGCGCGAAGTGGATTGCGACGTTTATAATTCGACCTTTGACGAGAATTCACGGCGCCATGTCGAAGTTGCCGAGCTGGTGCTCGAACGGGCAAAACGCCTGGTCGAAAAGAGGAAGGACGTGGTGATCCTGCTCGACAGCATCACGCGATTGGCGCGGGGTTATAATTCTCTCCAGACCGGCAAAGGCCGCACGATGTCCGGCGGCGTGGAAGCAAAAGCGCTTCTAAAACCCAAGAAGTTTTTTGGCGCGGCCCGTAATTGCGAGGAGGGCGGCAGCCTGACGATTGTCGCTACGGCCCTGGTCGATACCGGCAGCAAGATGGACCAGGTGATTTTCGAGGAATTCAAGGGCACGGGGAACATGGAACTGCATCTCGATCGCTCGCTGGTGGAAAAGCGGCTTTATCCCGCGATCCATTGCATGCAATCCGCGACGCGCCGGGAGGATTTGCTTTACCACCCCGAGGAATGGGAACGCGTGCAATTGCTTCGCAAGGCGATGGCCGCGCTGCCGCCGATCGAGGCGATGGAGAAACTGATCGACAACCTGCAGGCGACGAAAACGAACGCCGAGCTGCTGCTCAGCGGACTCCGCTGA
- a CDS encoding HRDC domain-containing protein, producing MIETDEQLAELLPKLETLDRVAVDTEADSLHCYFEKLCLIQISVPGGDFLIDPLAKVDLAPLAAALAPKEIVLQGADFDLRLLRRSLDFVASRIFDTVIAARLLGIRAFSLAALVERYFGVELVKGSQKANWAKRPLPHHMAEYAMNDTRYLLPLAEKLETELRDHGRLEWFRQSCERALEQTAVRRVRDEEEVWRISGSGKLGGLASAILRELWQWRDREAQAADRPAFHILQNHLLLRAAEAFAAGEIPDHRHFSARRRQGFRDAAERALRLPESEWPVRRRRSGTRPTREMERAAEELRRRRDAVADKHGLEPSFIAPRGALDAVAADESQSTSLLVPWQRSLLELS from the coding sequence ATGATTGAAACCGACGAACAACTCGCGGAGCTGCTTCCGAAACTGGAAACGCTCGATCGCGTTGCCGTCGACACAGAGGCCGACAGTCTGCACTGCTATTTCGAGAAGCTTTGCCTGATCCAGATCAGTGTTCCGGGCGGTGATTTCCTGATCGATCCGCTGGCGAAAGTCGATCTGGCGCCGCTCGCGGCGGCTCTAGCGCCAAAGGAGATCGTCTTGCAGGGCGCTGATTTCGATCTGCGTCTCTTGCGCCGAAGCCTCGATTTTGTTGCTTCCCGAATTTTCGACACGGTGATCGCGGCGCGCCTGCTGGGGATCCGCGCGTTTAGCCTGGCGGCGCTGGTGGAGCGTTACTTTGGAGTCGAGCTCGTGAAAGGCTCGCAAAAGGCAAACTGGGCCAAGCGTCCACTGCCTCATCACATGGCGGAATACGCCATGAACGACACGCGTTATCTCCTGCCGCTGGCGGAGAAGCTGGAGACGGAATTGCGCGATCACGGTCGGTTGGAATGGTTTCGCCAATCCTGCGAGCGGGCCCTCGAGCAAACGGCGGTGCGCCGCGTGCGAGACGAAGAGGAAGTGTGGCGGATTTCCGGCTCGGGAAAACTTGGCGGGCTTGCCTCAGCCATTTTGCGGGAGCTCTGGCAATGGCGCGACAGGGAAGCCCAGGCAGCGGACCGTCCGGCCTTTCACATTTTGCAAAACCATCTGTTATTGCGCGCGGCCGAAGCTTTCGCGGCCGGCGAAATTCCCGATCATCGCCATTTTTCCGCGCGTCGGCGTCAGGGTTTTCGCGATGCGGCGGAAAGGGCGTTGCGTTTGCCGGAATCCGAATGGCCGGTTCGCCGGCGGCGTTCGGGGACGCGCCCGACGCGGGAGATGGAGCGGGCCGCCGAAGAGCTGCGACGGCGTCGCGATGCAGTGGCGGACAAACATGGGCTCGAGCCGTCGTTTATTGCGCCCCGGGGAGCGTTGGATGCCGTGGCCGCGGATGAAAGCCAGAGCACGTCACTGCTGGTTCCCTGGCAGCGAAGTCTGCTGGAGCTGTCTTAG
- a CDS encoding MBL fold metallo-hydrolase, with protein sequence MTTITRIAPDVGWLPVSFVNVYFIGRPGGAWTLIDAGLPGRTTQILEAAEARFGAGARPEAIVLTHGHFDHAGSALPLAEHWDVPIYAHRLELPYLNGKSEYPPPDPTVGGAIAFLSRFMPSGSRNLGGRLRELQPNEVPGLAGWEWLATPGHSPGHVSFFRPSDRVLLAGDAFATMNMDSWSGLVTGKQTLSRAGTPFNTDWEATRLSVKELAKLRPNVAGCGHGIPRRDAELPARMERFVERFRAPLRGRYVRQPARTDEMGIVSLPPAPFDPVPFATAAALILAGVALGAGYLDDQRRK encoded by the coding sequence ATGACCACCATCACTCGCATAGCCCCCGATGTCGGTTGGCTGCCCGTCAGCTTCGTGAACGTCTACTTCATCGGCCGGCCCGGCGGCGCGTGGACTTTGATTGACGCCGGTCTTCCAGGCCGAACAACTCAAATTCTGGAGGCGGCGGAAGCCCGGTTTGGCGCCGGCGCGCGGCCGGAAGCGATCGTTCTTACCCATGGACACTTCGATCATGCCGGTTCGGCCCTGCCGCTCGCGGAACATTGGGACGTCCCGATTTATGCCCATCGTCTCGAACTACCCTATCTCAACGGAAAATCGGAATACCCGCCTCCCGATCCGACCGTGGGCGGCGCGATCGCGTTCCTTTCCCGCTTTATGCCGTCGGGATCGCGCAACCTTGGCGGCCGGTTGCGTGAGTTGCAGCCAAACGAAGTGCCCGGCCTGGCTGGTTGGGAATGGCTGGCAACACCGGGCCATTCTCCGGGCCACGTCTCGTTCTTTCGTCCGTCCGATCGAGTTCTTCTCGCTGGGGACGCTTTCGCCACCATGAACATGGATTCGTGGAGCGGACTGGTGACGGGCAAGCAAACTCTCTCCCGCGCCGGGACTCCATTTAACACGGATTGGGAAGCGACACGGCTCTCAGTCAAAGAACTGGCGAAGCTGCGACCGAATGTCGCAGGGTGCGGACATGGCATCCCGCGTCGCGATGCGGAATTGCCGGCTCGAATGGAACGCTTCGTGGAAAGGTTTCGCGCCCCTCTACGCGGGCGTTATGTCCGTCAGCCGGCCCGCACAGATGAGATGGGAATTGTCTCGTTGCCGCCTGCGCCTTTCGATCCGGTCCCGTTCGCCACGGCCGCCGCGCTCATCCTGGCCGGTGTTGCTCTCGGAGCTGGGTATCTCGACGATCAGCGAAGGAAATAG
- a CDS encoding LysM peptidoglycan-binding domain-containing protein: MFVTRFLKNFGTALLLGLVLTWIGCDRMITPRSAQIIKDAEAKTADGNHLRAITLYESALDDSPRAADIHYRLALLYDDKMHDPLNALHHFKRYLTLAPNGPHAAEVKNFMKKDEIELGTSLSGDSVVSRAEAARLKNENLALHKEMDEYRARHPTEKAAEIKPPDKKSGPPAKTYVVREGDTLASISRKFYKSSGRWKKIQNANKSLIDDPAKLKPGMTLTIP; this comes from the coding sequence ATGTTTGTGACTCGTTTCCTGAAGAACTTCGGGACTGCTCTTCTCCTTGGCCTTGTTCTCACCTGGATCGGCTGCGACCGGATGATCACTCCCCGGAGCGCGCAAATCATCAAAGACGCCGAAGCCAAAACCGCGGACGGCAATCATCTCCGGGCGATCACGCTTTACGAAAGCGCCCTCGACGATTCGCCGCGCGCCGCGGACATCCACTACCGGCTGGCGCTTCTTTATGACGACAAGATGCACGATCCGCTCAACGCGTTACACCACTTCAAGCGATACCTGACGCTCGCTCCCAACGGTCCGCACGCGGCCGAGGTCAAAAACTTCATGAAGAAGGACGAGATCGAGCTGGGGACGAGTTTGTCGGGCGATTCCGTCGTGAGCCGGGCGGAAGCGGCCCGGTTGAAAAATGAGAACCTGGCGCTGCACAAAGAGATGGATGAATATCGCGCCCGCCATCCGACCGAGAAAGCAGCCGAGATCAAACCGCCGGACAAAAAAAGCGGACCACCGGCAAAGACTTACGTCGTCCGCGAGGGCGACACGCTGGCGTCGATCTCGCGAAAATTCTACAAATCCTCCGGCCGCTGGAAAAAAATCCAGAACGCCAACAAGAGTTTGATCGACGACCCGGCCAAGCTAAAGCCCGGGATGACGCTGACGATCCCGTGA
- the moeB gene encoding molybdopterin-synthase adenylyltransferase MoeB, whose amino-acid sequence MSDSIIDEGRFSQAALSPDDLARYSRHLILPEIGPTGQRRIRAARVLCLGAGGLGSPVALYLAAAGVGTIGLVDFDRVDLSNLQRQILYGTGDVGKKKAEAAATRLREANPEIEIISHECRFTSENAMQIVPSYDLVIDGSDNFPTRYLSNDVCVFARKPNIYGSVFRFEGQASVFAPHLGGPCYRCLFPEPPPPGAAPSCAEAGVLGVLPGIIGLIQATEALKLIVGAGETLAGRLLHFDALQMRFREFKLRRDPECPVCGDNPTIFASIDYEEFCRGPVEKDWFAVEEEISPMTVRELKRKMTDGGAFTLIDVREPYEYEIARIPGSRLIPLGELEQRMAELPRSGALIFQCHSGGRSAAAARLAQEAGFENVYNLEGGIDAWSVEIDPTVPRY is encoded by the coding sequence ATGAGCGACAGCATCATCGACGAGGGAAGATTCTCGCAGGCCGCGCTCAGCCCGGACGATCTGGCTCGCTATTCACGGCATCTTATTCTGCCGGAAATCGGCCCCACGGGCCAGCGCCGCATCAGGGCGGCGCGGGTCTTGTGTCTTGGCGCGGGAGGGCTTGGCTCGCCCGTGGCGCTCTATCTGGCCGCTGCCGGCGTCGGCACCATTGGACTGGTTGATTTCGATCGAGTCGATCTTTCGAATCTGCAACGGCAGATTCTGTATGGAACAGGCGACGTCGGAAAAAAGAAAGCGGAGGCGGCCGCGACTCGCCTCCGCGAGGCAAATCCGGAAATCGAGATCATCTCGCACGAATGCCGGTTCACGAGCGAAAACGCGATGCAGATCGTTCCATCCTACGACCTGGTCATCGACGGCTCCGATAATTTTCCGACGCGTTACCTTTCCAACGACGTTTGCGTGTTCGCGCGCAAACCAAATATCTACGGATCGGTTTTTCGTTTTGAAGGACAAGCGAGCGTTTTTGCGCCGCATCTCGGAGGGCCCTGCTATCGCTGCCTTTTTCCGGAACCGCCGCCGCCGGGAGCTGCTCCCAGTTGTGCCGAGGCAGGTGTGTTGGGGGTGCTGCCGGGAATCATCGGGTTAATCCAGGCGACCGAGGCGCTCAAATTGATCGTGGGCGCCGGCGAGACCCTCGCAGGCCGTCTGCTCCACTTCGATGCCCTGCAAATGAGATTTCGCGAATTCAAATTGCGCCGCGATCCGGAATGCCCGGTCTGTGGCGATAATCCCACCATTTTCGCGTCGATTGATTACGAGGAATTTTGCCGGGGACCTGTCGAGAAGGATTGGTTCGCCGTGGAAGAGGAGATTTCGCCCATGACCGTTAGAGAACTAAAAAGAAAAATGACTGATGGCGGAGCGTTCACGCTGATTGATGTGCGCGAGCCGTATGAATACGAGATCGCGCGGATCCCAGGTTCCCGCCTGATTCCCCTGGGCGAACTGGAACAGCGCATGGCCGAGCTTCCCCGAAGCGGGGCGCTGATATTTCAATGTCACAGCGGGGGCAGAAGCGCGGCGGCCGCGCGCCTGGCGCAGGAGGCCGGCTTCGAAAATGTTTACAATCTCGAGGGGGGAATTGACGCCTGGTCCGTTGAGATAGACCCGACCGTGCCGCGATATTGA
- the rpmI gene encoding 50S ribosomal protein L35, producing the protein MPKAIARSKTRKSVAKRFKITGTGKVRRQHASRRHLLSSKSAKRKRHMAKSAEVDKTDTYRIKSNLPFA; encoded by the coding sequence ATGCCGAAAGCGATTGCGCGGAGCAAAACTCGAAAATCTGTGGCGAAGCGGTTCAAAATCACCGGGACGGGCAAGGTCCGGCGTCAACACGCCTCCCGCAGGCATCTTCTCTCCTCGAAAAGCGCCAAGCGTAAACGCCATATGGCGAAGTCGGCGGAGGTGGACAAGACGGACACCTACCGGATCAAATCGAACCTGCCATTCGCCTGA
- a CDS encoding NAD(P)/FAD-dependent oxidoreductase: MENANPRKPHVVIVGAGFGGLEAAKMLTKEAVQMTVIDRTNHHLFQPLLYEVATAALSPADIAAPIRGILGQCKNTEVILAEVKSVDVAARTVSLGDRQIGYDYLILATGARHSYFGHDEWEKLAPGLKSLEDAVEIRRRLLLAFEYAEKITDEAAKAAAMTFVIIGGGPTGVEMAGAIAEIARYTLDKDFKHIDPSSARVVLVEGDERVISSFPEDLSASALKQLQDLGVEVRTGIHAKNLTEEGLEVGDEFIPCRVKIWAAGNTASFVGKTMGVPVDKAGRVIVNSDLSIPGHPEVQVIGDLASFTPQGGKPLPGVSPVAMQQGRHAARNIIAMMEDRKPQRFVYWNKGSMATIGRNKAVADLNFVHFSGWLAWLAWLFVHIIFLVGFRNRIAVLMQWAWAYVTFNKGARLITRNFQSEGRPL; encoded by the coding sequence ATGGAGAACGCGAATCCGCGGAAACCGCACGTCGTGATTGTCGGCGCCGGATTTGGCGGCTTGGAGGCGGCCAAAATGCTGACCAAAGAAGCCGTCCAGATGACGGTGATCGACCGGACAAATCACCATCTATTTCAGCCGCTTCTTTACGAGGTGGCCACGGCAGCGCTTTCGCCCGCGGATATTGCCGCGCCAATCCGGGGGATTTTGGGCCAGTGCAAGAACACCGAGGTTATCCTGGCCGAAGTCAAGTCGGTCGACGTGGCAGCCAGGACAGTTAGCCTCGGCGACCGGCAAATCGGATATGATTATCTCATTCTCGCGACGGGCGCGCGTCATTCCTATTTCGGCCACGACGAATGGGAGAAATTGGCGCCCGGATTGAAGAGTCTCGAGGACGCGGTGGAAATCCGGCGGCGCTTGCTCCTCGCCTTTGAGTACGCGGAAAAGATTACGGACGAAGCGGCGAAAGCGGCGGCCATGACTTTCGTGATTATTGGCGGCGGGCCGACCGGGGTTGAAATGGCGGGAGCGATCGCCGAGATCGCCCGTTACACGCTGGACAAGGACTTTAAGCACATCGATCCATCGAGCGCGCGGGTCGTTTTGGTTGAGGGCGACGAACGGGTGATCTCCAGTTTCCCGGAAGACCTTTCCGCCAGCGCCTTAAAGCAGCTCCAGGATCTCGGCGTCGAAGTGCGGACTGGAATTCACGCCAAGAATCTCACCGAGGAGGGCCTGGAAGTGGGAGACGAATTCATTCCCTGTCGCGTAAAGATTTGGGCGGCCGGGAACACCGCTTCGTTCGTGGGGAAAACCATGGGCGTTCCGGTTGATAAGGCAGGCCGCGTGATCGTGAACTCGGACTTGAGTATCCCGGGTCATCCCGAAGTGCAGGTAATCGGCGACCTGGCCAGCTTCACGCCGCAGGGTGGCAAACCTTTGCCGGGCGTTTCTCCGGTGGCGATGCAGCAGGGCCGGCACGCCGCGCGAAATATCATCGCCATGATGGAGGATCGAAAGCCGCAACGCTTTGTTTATTGGAACAAGGGAAGCATGGCCACGATTGGCCGGAACAAGGCGGTGGCGGACCTCAATTTTGTCCACTTTAGCGGGTGGCTAGCCTGGCTGGCCTGGCTTTTCGTTCACATCATTTTCCTGGTCGGCTTTCGCAATCGCATTGCAGTGCTCATGCAATGGGCCTGGGCTTACGTGACGTTCAACAAGGGCGCGCGGCTCATCACCCGGAACTTTCAGTCTGAAGGCCGGCCACTTTAG